In the genome of Aureimonas sp. OT7, one region contains:
- a CDS encoding gluconate:H+ symporter, with the protein MEGFEQTLGAGTLLSIAAGAIALLLVLIIRFNIHAFIALVLVSLLTALVAGIPTAAIVQTLTAAFGSTLGGVALLVALGAMLGRLLEISGGAESLANALVAKFGEKRAPLALGIASLIFGFPIFFDAGLVVMLPVVFTIARRLGGGLLLYGMPVAAAFSVMHVFVPPHPGPVAASELLGADVGMLIVVGLLVAVPIWIVAGQIFGQWIGRRIVLPVPDILSGGPREDSADPAPKPSTVILLLLLPLLLIFLNTGLDYARAAGWVDGEAAWFALARTIGATPVALLISVLVAVYVIGIRRGQDGKKIEGILDSALGPVCSIILITGAGGMFGGVLRASGIGDALASALDGIGMPLFVAGFIISTALRIAQGSATVALITSAGLVQPAVAAAGYGNVELAAFVLSLAAGSVMLSHVNDSGFWLVGRFFGMDVKTTLKTWTVMQTIVGLMGFAIAGLIFWIA; encoded by the coding sequence ATGGAAGGATTCGAGCAAACGTTGGGGGCGGGCACTCTCTTGTCCATCGCGGCAGGGGCGATCGCGCTGCTGCTCGTCCTGATCATACGGTTCAATATTCACGCCTTCATCGCGCTGGTCCTCGTCAGTCTGCTGACGGCACTGGTTGCCGGCATTCCGACCGCCGCCATCGTCCAGACGCTGACTGCGGCCTTCGGGTCGACCCTTGGCGGGGTGGCGCTGCTGGTCGCACTGGGCGCCATGCTTGGGCGTCTCCTGGAAATTTCCGGCGGCGCGGAATCGCTGGCCAACGCGCTGGTGGCAAAGTTCGGCGAGAAGCGCGCGCCGCTCGCGCTTGGCATCGCATCCCTGATCTTCGGTTTTCCGATCTTCTTCGATGCCGGGCTTGTCGTCATGCTGCCCGTCGTCTTCACGATTGCCCGCCGTCTCGGCGGCGGCCTGCTGCTCTACGGCATGCCGGTGGCGGCGGCCTTCTCGGTGATGCACGTCTTCGTGCCGCCGCATCCCGGGCCCGTCGCGGCATCCGAGCTGCTGGGTGCGGACGTCGGCATGCTGATCGTGGTCGGACTGCTGGTTGCCGTGCCGATCTGGATCGTCGCGGGCCAGATCTTCGGTCAATGGATCGGCCGTCGTATCGTGCTGCCCGTGCCGGACATCCTGTCCGGCGGCCCGCGCGAAGACAGCGCCGACCCGGCGCCGAAGCCCTCGACCGTAATCCTGCTTCTGCTGTTGCCGCTGCTGCTGATCTTCCTGAATACCGGTCTCGACTATGCGCGTGCCGCAGGTTGGGTCGACGGGGAGGCCGCCTGGTTCGCGCTGGCGCGCACCATCGGGGCGACGCCCGTCGCGCTGCTGATCTCCGTTCTTGTCGCCGTCTACGTCATCGGCATCCGGCGTGGGCAGGACGGCAAGAAGATCGAGGGTATCCTCGATTCGGCCCTGGGCCCGGTCTGCTCGATCATCCTGATCACCGGCGCGGGCGGCATGTTCGGCGGCGTGCTGCGCGCGTCGGGCATCGGCGACGCGCTTGCCTCGGCGCTGGACGGCATCGGCATGCCGTTGTTCGTGGCCGGCTTCATCATCTCGACGGCGCTTCGGATCGCGCAGGGGTCGGCAACGGTTGCGCTGATCACCTCTGCGGGCCTTGTCCAGCCTGCCGTGGCCGCCGCAGGCTATGGCAATGTCGAACTGGCAGCCTTCGTCCTGTCCCTGGCGGCCGGGTCGGTCATGCTCAGCCATGTCAACGATTCCGGCTTCTGGCTGGTGGGCCGATTCTTCGGAATGGACGTCAAGACGACGCTGAAGACCTGGACCGTGATGCAGACGATCGTCGGCCTGATGGGCTTTGCCATCGCCGGGCTGATCTTCTGGATCGCCTGA